The Caminibacter pacificus genome includes a region encoding these proteins:
- the rpmC gene encoding 50S ribosomal protein L29: MSYTKLNVAELVQKSEAELQELLKNKKMELFETRMKLKTMQLQDTSLVSKIRKDIARIKTAMRQKRGN; encoded by the coding sequence TAAATGTAGCGGAATTAGTTCAAAAATCAGAAGCTGAATTACAAGAGCTTCTGAAAAATAAAAAAATGGAACTTTTCGAAACAAGAATGAAATTAAAAACTATGCAGCTACAAGATACGTCTCTTGTTTCTAAAATTAGAAAAGACATCGCAAGAATCAAAACTGCGATGAGACAAAAAAGGGGTAACTAA
- the rplN gene encoding 50S ribosomal protein L14 has product MIQPFTRLKVADNSGAKEIMCIKVLGGSKRRYARVGDIIVASVKKALPNGKIKKGQVVKAVVVRTKKEVQRENGSLIRFDDNAAVIIDAKKEPVGTRIFGPIAREVRYEGFQKITSLAPEVL; this is encoded by the coding sequence ATGATTCAACCATTTACAAGACTAAAAGTCGCTGATAACAGCGGTGCTAAAGAAATTATGTGTATTAAAGTTTTGGGAGGGTCAAAAAGAAGATATGCAAGAGTAGGTGACATTATCGTTGCCTCTGTTAAAAAAGCCCTTCCAAACGGGAAAATTAAAAAAGGTCAAGTTGTAAAAGCTGTTGTTGTTAGAACTAAAAAAGAAGTTCAAAGAGAAAACGGCTCTTTAATCAGATTTGATGATAACGCGGCAGTTATCATCGATGCTAAAAAAGAACCTGTTGGAACTCGTATTTTCGGACCTATCGCGAGAGAAGTTAGATATGAAGGGTTCCAAAAAATTACATCATTAGCTCCGGAGGTGTTATAA
- the rpsQ gene encoding 30S ribosomal protein S17, protein MPKRVIQGKVIKKTGDKTINVLVERKVLHPKYHKIVKKFKKYLVHDENNEANVGDIVTAIEHRPISKRKSFVLKEIVERGE, encoded by the coding sequence ATGCCTAAAAGAGTTATTCAAGGAAAAGTTATTAAAAAAACCGGAGATAAAACTATCAACGTTTTAGTTGAAAGAAAAGTTTTACATCCTAAATATCATAAAATTGTAAAAAAATTCAAAAAATATCTTGTTCATGACGAAAACAACGAAGCAAACGTTGGTGATATCGTTACTGCTATCGAGCATAGACCAATTTCTAAAAGAAAAAGTTTCGTTCTTAAAGAAATTGTTGAAAGAGGAGAATAA
- the rplX gene encoding 50S ribosomal protein L24 yields the protein MAARKNLPPKFKIKKGDTVKVIAGDDRGKTGEVLKVIPKEAKVIVKGVNVVKKAVKPTEANPKGGFEYIEKPIHISNVKKVEG from the coding sequence ATGGCGGCAAGAAAAAATTTACCTCCAAAATTCAAAATTAAAAAAGGCGATACTGTAAAAGTAATCGCCGGTGACGATAGAGGTAAAACTGGTGAAGTTTTAAAAGTAATTCCTAAAGAAGCTAAAGTAATCGTTAAAGGTGTGAACGTAGTGAAAAAGGCTGTTAAGCCTACAGAAGCTAACCCTAAAGGCGGGTTCGAATACATCGAAAAACCAATTCACATCTCTAACGTAAAAAAAGTAGAAGGTTAA